The DNA region CTTCTTTGCCTTCAGCATAGCAATTAGACTATAATGGTCTTAGAATTGTCACATTAATTCATGCTTCAGCAGCCAATTAATATGTCGAAAAGGTATAGAAAATGGAGtcaacctcaacctcaacctcaTAAATCACTATACTCCCTATGTTTTTCCGAAAGGCATAACACCAGTTGGGGCATTTTATCAAACATCTTAAGTCAGTGATACAATATTTATCAAAACAAAACTATCTTGTGAATCATACACTAAAAACAGCAACAAAAGCCAGTTACAAGTAAAACCCAACATAATGTATCATTAGAATTTCCATCATTCAAAATCCAATTCAAATTCAATACCTGACCAGCCTGCGAGGAAACAATAGCAATGGAAGCAGGTAAAACATTCTTCCTATTCTTCATAGCGGGCAGAGCAGCTTTAATCATATTGAAACAACCCATCAAATTAATATCCAACGTAGACTTCACCTCACTCAACTCCATTTTCTCCAGCTCCAGTGCAGAGAACACTCCATGGTTCAACAACAACACATCAATAGGCCCCGCTTCATCAACAGCCTTCTTCACCGCATCATAGTCCCGCACATCCGCCGCAAACACCGCCACCTCGATTCCCGTAGCGTGATTGATGGAGCTCTTAGCTTCCTCCAGCTTCGTCAAGGATCGCGCCATGATGGAGACGCGAGCGCCGTCCGCGGCTGCACGGTGGGCGAGGGCGAGACCGATCCCGCTGGATCCGCCAGTGATGAAGACGTGACGGTTGACGATTGGGATCTTGACTGGACGGGGGCGGACTATGAAGTAGAGGATTGGGAGGAGGATGAGAGGAAGGAGGACGAAGAAGGAGAAGAATGCGTCTGCCATTGATGCAGCTTCGAAATCGAAAGGCTAAACAAAAAGTTTGGATGGGAAAAAATTCAATTTCTATTTCATTATTTTGCTTGAATTCACAAAATGTATGGTGGAGTGTGATATTATACTCTATTGACACAAATTTCATTAATTCTAGTTTTGAAACTTTGAATGAAAACAATGCATGTTATACTTTTTCTTTTTGATAGTGTGCTTGCCTATCAATTTCCATTGGTAACAAAATCTTAGAATTCTTTACCATTAAAGTTCTCTAATGAATATTTCAATCAAATTTACTACAAATTCATGgttttctattttcttttttaaagATTTTCTCATTGGTAATAGTCTTATCGGAAGTGTATTAAAATTAAATGTAAATATTCATTTCAATcaaattaaaattttttttttaattttttatatataaatttGATATCTACTTCACACAATTGGAAAGACGTATTCATTGAATTGAATATTTATTCGATTTTATAAGTCTATCCTTTTCGTGAAAATACTATAATTTGTGATAAAATTATGTTCGTATTTTATATAAACATTAATACTTGTGCATGTAAGTTGTCATTTGTTAATGAATTAAGTTTAGACCAATACAAACTCAAAAGGATCGTGAGCTCGTACTCCCACCGGTTGCATAGGCATAACCTTAAAATAATACTTAGGACCCACCAAGCTTACGTAGGTTGGGCCCAAATTCTAGACCGAGCAAAGGAGAAGGTGTGAGATAAACTGCTACCCTACGGTGGACCGAAAAATTGACTTCAAGAAATCCATAGGTTTAATTTAGACAACACAAGATGAGGGAGAGTGGTCGATCTACCTAAATAGGAAAGTGAACCAACTCGACATCACAGTGTGTTAGAAGACATAAACAACTAATCATCATCATCTTTCATGTCCATGTCCATTATGGAAAATATGTTACCCAATCATTCTCATAATGACCAATCAAATGATAAAATTATGAACCAGATGATCTCATTCATAGCCTATAATACTCGTACGCTTCACTTCATTCATATATCATGGGTATTTGTATTTAGCACATTATTAGTAATGCTTTTACCAAGTTTATCAAGAACATTTGGCATCCATTGTGGGGCCGAGTAAAAGTCTGTCCTCAATCACCATATCATTGATCCAACTAACGAGATGGTGCGATTATTTTCCCCACCATAAGAAAGGGGGCACTTAATCGTAATTTCGGGCCATCGTGGATGCCTTAGGACCATAGAAATTCAAACCATTGCGCCTAATGACTCAAATGAAAAAAAACGGAACCCTAAGATCACCTAGCTACTATCAACACGCATATGGTGGTCAAAAAAGTCGTGGAACTACTCAAGTCCAAGCTCCTCTTATGTACTATAAAAGAGGTGACACTTCGGTGGTACATGAACTTACTCCGGAATTGTGAAACGAGATACTTAGATTACTTCCAAAAATTAATACACCAACTTTCTATAAATAAAAACACACGATAATAGCTAGAAGCTTGATCAAGTTTGTTAGGATAACTCATAAACCTTGAAGAAGTATCTAATATAATTCAACGAAGCAACGTTAAGTGTGGTCAGTCCCAACCAATACATTTTTGTGGGAGCATTTCAAAATGGCCTGAAGTCCTGGAATTTTAATAAGTCTCTGGCCTAAAAGGTCAGTCAACGACTTGCAAGAGGTAATTAAGAGAGAAGAATATTACATAAAGGTTGATTAAATCAATCCAAAAAAAGAGAAGCATAGACTCTAAATAAAGAGCCCTAGAGCATAACGACTAATCAAGCAACAAGAATTGCAAGGGAAGTGAAGCTAGCGAAACTATACCCGAACGCATCGCATGCTCGAATATACAACAGAGTtgtcatcgaactttatttattccagaaggaaagggaaaacatcgataaaaccccAGAGAAAGAGATATCCggggtaaggaagtcggttatgcaaggggaaatTTTTCATAAGGACATTGAATAATTACAGGTAAACGATTTGCGTGAGATAAGATAATCATGAAACTTTGACCAATGTACCTTGCAGCTCGTAGTATTTGTTGACCGTAATTCATGAACCCAGTTACCATAAGGAACATATCGTAAATATATATGAATAATATAGTTTTGTTTGATTTCGTTCTCTTATTTGAGACAAGTAATGAATATAAAAGATCCATCTTTCTTTTACAGAAAAAAATAATTGAGACGAAGTTGTTAATAATAGATTACCTACAAAATCATAAAAGAAATTCTCATTCAAGATTTAATAATTGAACCATTATTAGCCTAGGCAAAGACCATCTTGTTATGATAGAAAGGAATAAGAAAAAATAGCTTTTAGCTAATGTAATAAAGAGATCACTTGTAGTTCCAAAAACTCCGtatgttttatttatttcaaaaaattcAGAAACAAATATGTACGGAATAGAAATATTTGAGTCGCCCAAGTAAAGAACTGTTacaaataatgaagaaattaAAAGGTTTAAAATGTTTGAGAAAGATAATATTGGGGGAAGAAATTTGAAGAAGAAATATGTTGATGAAATGAATTGAGATGAATGAGGACGAGGAAGGAGTTGATGGAAGAAGAGATGTACTACCGACTCTTAAATTTGGGCGTGAGAGAGAAAATGCAATTTATATAGCCAATTCAGCCACGTGAGTTTCACGTCGCAACTTGCAAAGTAAAATTCACGTCACAACTTCTCAACGGTCAAATAAATATGTCAGTCAAACGTCTCCCGTCAAGTAAGTGTCTCTCctttattttttttagtttttgaatTTTAAGTTGCGACGTGAAAACATTACAActaaaattttgaaattttcaaatCTCCTCGTACCTATTAACTGTGCACACCTCACTTCTTTCACTTaatttattttacttttaaaGTTGCGACGTGATTACCACGTTGCAACATTTtgtttaaatttattttttatcttTCTTCATGTGCTATTCTGTACACGCAtgatttat from Lathyrus oleraceus cultivar Zhongwan6 chromosome 1, CAAS_Psat_ZW6_1.0, whole genome shotgun sequence includes:
- the LOC127078440 gene encoding 3-dehydrosphinganine reductase TSC10A, encoding MADAFFSFFVLLPLILLPILYFIVRPRPVKIPIVNRHVFITGGSSGIGLALAHRAAADGARVSIMARSLTKLEEAKSSINHATGIEVAVFAADVRDYDAVKKAVDEAGPIDVLLLNHGVFSALELEKMELSEVKSTLDINLMGCFNMIKAALPAMKNRKNVLPASIAIVSSQAGQVGIYGYVAYSASKFGLRGLAEALQQEVIGDNIHVSLIFPPDTDTPGLVEENKKKPELTKIIASSSGFMKADEVAQKAFDGIRHGSFFISCNMEGIALSLATSGLSPQRSFLMAFVEVITAGILRIAALCFQWNWYGSIEKWHKQRNCSPETESS